A region from the Tachysurus vachellii isolate PV-2020 chromosome 25, HZAU_Pvac_v1, whole genome shotgun sequence genome encodes:
- the LOC132840377 gene encoding protein rapunzel-like has product MADKGQIKHTAAIVLGYLESVSSFAATFNPLFGIVTTLVGAARKGLVDDDTSKLDKDFQQIHEKLESISEQSKELLDQIEITEITKNYGDLEKNIEHQYRSFKNMVENIREDPEKSECYKEDFKKIYRKQKGHQNLNRYYDAIMEDEGPFGKQLLKIPEHDKKDKKRMEAKCSHLAYLFHIGLIALMAYYVVTEDDDEEFRNEWGKKVFVIQTKMQEVLEAYN; this is encoded by the coding sequence ATGGCAGACAAGGGGCAAATCAAACATACTGCAGCCATAGTGCTGGGTTACTTGGAGAGTGTGTCTTCATTCGCCGCCACCTTCAACCCTCTGTTTGGCATCGTCACCACACTGGTTGGTGCAGCGAGGAAAGGCCTGGTGGATGATGACACAAGCAAGCTGGACAAGGACTTCCAGCAAATTCATGAGAAGTTGGAGAGCATCTCTGAGCAGAGCAAGGAGCTGCTGGACCAGATCGAAATTACTGAGATTACCAAAAACTATGGTGATTTGGAAAAGAACATCGAGCACCAGTATCGAAGCTTCAAGAACATGGTGGAAAACATCAGGGAAGACCCCGAAAAAAGTGAGTGTTATAAAGAGGATTTcaagaaaatatatagaaaacaaaaaggCCACCAGAATTTGAACAGGTATTATGATGCCATCATGGAAGATGAGGGTCCTTTTGGGAAGCAGCTACTGAAAATTCCAGAGCACGACAAGAAGGACAAGAAGCGTATGGAGGCAAAATGCTCTCATCTGGCCTACCTCTTCCACATCGGCCTCATAGCACTGATGGCCTACTATGTGGTcactgaggatgatgatgaggagttCAGGAATGAATGGGGCAAAAAGGTCTTTGTCATTCAGACCAAGATGCAAGAAGTATTGGAAGCATACAACTAG